In Acidiphilium acidophilum, one genomic interval encodes:
- a CDS encoding IS4 family transposase → MAARRRPMSFDDVQRFLEGLLGEDLHAKRILSLAGATLGVIETASLAIGAIGQGLALARGRLTKHAIKQVDRMLSNPGIDLDVVLRRWVSFVIGTRERFVVAMDWTEFDADGQATLMLSLLSSHGRATPLIWHTVDKANLKNRRNEEEYRLLVALAEIVPAETSVCIVADRGFGDHKLYRVLTEELKFDYVIRFRGNILVTAASGEARPAAEWVMAAGRARTLRAAAVTAERFTVGTVVCVRDKGMKEPWCLAASTTDDTARQLINLYAKRWTIEPGFRDTKNLRFGMGMGALHVSTPERRDRLWLLNAFAVALLTLLGATGEALGYDRHLKSNTSKRRTHSLFRQGCMLYELIPNMPEHRLRPLIENFAQNLAQQSVFNETFGTI, encoded by the coding sequence ATGGCTGCCAGGAGGAGACCCATGTCGTTTGACGATGTTCAGCGCTTTCTGGAAGGTTTGCTGGGGGAGGACCTGCATGCCAAGCGGATCCTGTCCCTGGCAGGAGCAACACTGGGGGTCATCGAGACCGCATCGCTGGCGATTGGCGCGATTGGCCAGGGGCTGGCTCTGGCACGTGGGCGACTGACCAAGCATGCGATCAAGCAGGTCGATCGCATGCTCTCGAACCCCGGGATTGACCTGGACGTCGTGCTGCGGCGGTGGGTATCATTCGTGATCGGGACGCGTGAGCGTTTCGTTGTCGCGATGGATTGGACCGAATTCGACGCCGATGGTCAGGCGACGCTGATGCTCTCGCTGCTGAGTTCGCACGGTCGCGCGACGCCGCTGATCTGGCATACGGTTGATAAGGCCAATCTGAAGAACCGGCGCAATGAAGAGGAATACCGCTTGCTGGTCGCGCTGGCGGAAATCGTGCCGGCCGAAACAAGCGTCTGCATCGTCGCCGATCGTGGGTTCGGCGATCATAAGCTCTACCGGGTGCTGACGGAGGAGTTGAAGTTCGACTACGTGATCCGCTTTCGCGGCAATATCCTGGTTACCGCGGCGAGCGGTGAGGCCAGACCAGCCGCTGAGTGGGTGATGGCCGCCGGACGCGCCAGAACACTCCGCGCAGCCGCCGTCACCGCGGAACGGTTCACCGTCGGCACGGTGGTTTGCGTGCGGGACAAAGGTATGAAGGAACCGTGGTGCCTGGCCGCGAGCACCACCGATGATACCGCGCGCCAACTGATCAATCTCTACGCGAAACGCTGGACCATTGAACCGGGTTTCCGCGACACCAAAAATTTACGCTTCGGCATGGGGATGGGCGCCCTCCACGTCAGCACCCCGGAGCGGCGCGATCGCCTGTGGCTGCTCAATGCCTTCGCTGTCGCCCTGCTCACTCTGCTCGGTGCCACCGGAGAAGCTCTCGGCTACGACAGGCACCTCAAATCCAATACCTCAAAGCGGCGGACCCACTCGCTCTTTCGGCAAGGATGCATGCTCTACGAGCTCATCCCCAATATGCCAGAGCATCGTCTCCGCCCATTGATCGAAAACTTCGCCCAAAACCTCGCTCAACAGTCAGTTTTCAACGAAACCTTCGGTACGATATAG
- a CDS encoding FAD-binding oxidoreductase — METALTITTAQSLFGDRLSLNHAIRETHAHGEANAATTLPDAVIFPETTAEIAQLLALCHENRTPVTAFGAGTSLEGHVTPVAGGISLDLSRMNRILAVNDADLDGRVEAGVTRKQLNTYLRDHGLFFPVDPGADCTIGGMCATRASGTNAVRYGTIRDNVLGLRAVLADGTIVDTGGRVRKSSTGYDLTRLLIGSEGTLGIITEIQLRLYGIPEAIGAAVCGFQSERGAIDAVIEIMQTGIPLARIEYADPAQMAASIAYSKLDLAARPTLLLEFHGTEASVAEQAAMAEAIAATHGGQGFAFATETEARTKLWQARHDAYWAARAAYPGHGAFSTDTIVPISNLAEAMAEARQSVTRSGLHACIVGHVGDGNFHVLILYPDTPEGAARAWALDREIVGQALALGGAASGEHGVGIGKREFLTREHGASALAMMRTIKSALDPRGILNPGKLFLD, encoded by the coding sequence ATGGAAACGGCTCTCACCATCACCACCGCCCAATCCCTGTTCGGCGACCGGCTCAGCCTCAATCACGCGATCCGCGAAACCCACGCCCATGGCGAAGCCAACGCCGCGACCACCCTGCCCGATGCGGTGATTTTTCCCGAAACCACCGCCGAGATCGCCCAGCTCCTCGCCCTCTGCCACGAGAACCGCACCCCGGTCACCGCCTTCGGCGCGGGCACCTCGCTCGAAGGTCACGTCACCCCGGTCGCCGGTGGCATCAGCCTCGATCTCAGCCGGATGAACCGAATTCTCGCGGTCAACGATGCCGATCTCGATGGCCGGGTGGAAGCCGGGGTCACCCGCAAACAACTCAACACCTACCTGCGCGACCACGGGCTGTTCTTTCCGGTCGATCCCGGCGCGGACTGCACCATCGGCGGCATGTGCGCGACCCGCGCCTCCGGCACCAATGCGGTCCGCTACGGCACCATCCGCGACAACGTCCTCGGCCTGCGCGCCGTCCTCGCCGACGGCACCATCGTCGATACCGGCGGCCGCGTCCGTAAATCCTCGACCGGCTACGACCTCACCCGCCTGCTGATCGGCTCGGAGGGAACGCTCGGCATCATCACCGAAATCCAGCTCCGCCTCTACGGCATTCCCGAGGCCATCGGTGCCGCCGTCTGCGGCTTTCAGAGCGAACGTGGCGCGATCGATGCGGTCATCGAGATCATGCAGACCGGCATCCCCCTCGCGCGCATCGAATACGCCGACCCCGCCCAGATGGCCGCCTCCATCGCCTACTCGAAACTCGACCTCGCCGCCCGCCCCACCTTGCTGCTGGAGTTTCACGGCACCGAAGCCAGCGTCGCCGAACAGGCCGCCATGGCCGAAGCGATCGCCGCCACCCATGGCGGCCAGGGCTTCGCTTTCGCGACCGAAACCGAAGCTCGCACCAAACTCTGGCAAGCCCGTCACGACGCCTACTGGGCCGCCCGCGCCGCCTATCCCGGCCACGGCGCCTTTTCGACCGACACGATCGTCCCGATCTCCAACCTCGCCGAAGCCATGGCTGAGGCCCGGCAATCCGTCACCCGCTCAGGCCTGCATGCCTGCATCGTCGGCCATGTCGGCGATGGCAATTTCCACGTCCTGATCCTCTACCCCGACACGCCGGAAGGTGCTGCCCGCGCCTGGGCGCTCGACCGTGAAATCGTCGGCCAGGCCCTTGCGCTAGGTGGTGCCGCCAGCGGCGAGCACGGCGTCGGCATCGGCAAACGCGAATTCCTCACCCGCGAACACGGGGCTTCGGCCCTCGCCATGATGCGCACGATCAAATCCGCCCTCGACCCGCGCGGTATCCTCAACCCCGGCAAGCTCTTCCTCGACTGA
- a CDS encoding TonB family protein, with protein MSGMGAVERYVPPYQQPDRFGFALLAALVLEAVAVLGVVHFADRAGPVADHRPRIMKIQMLAPKPLPKPLPPPPKPVPPPPKALPPPPLPVAPPRPMPPPPPRPVPRHVARPIPRPHPVKPAPAIVPPRPQPPPPAPVVSAAEVETATARYAALVHSSVQADLRVPEMVSMMHLRGVTVVAITIAPSGALMGVSVLRSSGAPPIDRAAVASVRATRFPPFAAAMPHHPMVFRLAVRLSGG; from the coding sequence ATGTCGGGCATGGGGGCGGTCGAACGTTATGTGCCGCCGTATCAGCAGCCGGACCGGTTCGGGTTCGCGCTGCTCGCGGCCCTGGTTTTGGAGGCGGTGGCGGTATTGGGGGTCGTGCATTTTGCCGATCGGGCCGGGCCGGTCGCGGATCATCGGCCACGGATCATGAAAATCCAGATGCTGGCACCGAAACCGCTGCCGAAGCCGTTGCCGCCGCCGCCCAAACCAGTGCCGCCGCCACCGAAGGCGCTGCCGCCACCGCCTCTGCCGGTCGCGCCACCCCGACCGATGCCGCCACCGCCGCCGAGGCCGGTGCCACGACACGTTGCGCGCCCGATCCCCCGTCCGCATCCGGTCAAGCCCGCGCCGGCTATCGTGCCGCCACGACCGCAACCGCCGCCGCCCGCGCCGGTGGTATCGGCCGCCGAGGTGGAGACCGCGACAGCGCGTTATGCGGCGCTGGTCCATTCATCGGTGCAGGCGGATCTGCGGGTGCCCGAGATGGTGAGCATGATGCACCTGCGCGGAGTGACCGTGGTGGCGATCACGATCGCGCCGAGCGGGGCGCTGATGGGCGTCTCGGTGCTGCGCTCGTCTGGCGCGCCGCCGATCGACCGGGCGGCGGTGGCTTCGGTGCGGGCGACGCGGTTTCCGCCGTTTGCCGCGGCGATGCCGCATCATCCGATGGTGTTCCGGCTCGCGGTCAGGCTCAGCGGCGGCTGA
- a CDS encoding ExbD/TolR family protein, which produces MKLRYFEARKARVEIIPMIDVMLFLLVFFIIVTLQMIPDAGVSLHLPTSSETAHLKHPKFTVNILKDGTVKVKDEVLTPAQLTALFKADGDTARTRVTIAASKQVAFQHFVTVMDAARKAGVSDIGIAAQPVAGAH; this is translated from the coding sequence ATGAAACTTCGTTATTTCGAGGCGCGCAAGGCACGGGTCGAGATTATTCCGATGATCGACGTGATGCTGTTTCTGCTGGTGTTTTTCATTATCGTGACGCTGCAGATGATCCCGGATGCCGGGGTTTCGCTGCACCTGCCGACATCGAGCGAGACCGCACATTTGAAGCATCCGAAATTCACAGTGAACATTCTCAAGGATGGCACAGTGAAGGTGAAGGACGAGGTGTTGACCCCGGCGCAACTGACCGCGCTGTTCAAGGCCGATGGCGACACGGCGCGCACGCGGGTGACCATAGCGGCCTCGAAGCAGGTTGCGTTCCAGCATTTCGTGACGGTGATGGATGCGGCGCGCAAGGCCGGGGTGAGCGATATCGGGATCGCGGCTCAGCCGGTGGCGGGGGCGCACTGA
- a CDS encoding MotA/TolQ/ExbB proton channel family protein, producing MTFAYIVHLANYSDGVLYVLAGLFVIATAVMLDRVWYLRRAILRGNTIVTRMARMGQMVPQDIAELRDFAGRQPEAVLLDTALHHMDDADPTAMGNRMDEAIMLVAPRLDQRLWVLDTIVTLAPLLGLFGTIIGMFHAFSVLAAPGHAPAEVTGGVADALVATAFGILIAMLGLSAFNMLQNQVRLTLHQLETIKTMVLNRTDGALLVPMVRAGGAMRAAAE from the coding sequence GTGACCTTTGCCTATATCGTTCATCTCGCCAATTATTCCGATGGCGTGCTCTATGTTCTGGCCGGCCTGTTCGTGATCGCGACCGCGGTGATGCTGGACCGGGTGTGGTATCTGCGGCGGGCGATCCTGCGCGGCAATACGATCGTGACGCGGATGGCGCGGATGGGGCAGATGGTGCCGCAGGATATCGCGGAGCTTCGCGATTTTGCCGGGCGGCAGCCGGAAGCCGTGCTGCTCGATACCGCGCTGCATCATATGGACGATGCCGATCCGACCGCGATGGGCAACCGGATGGACGAAGCAATCATGCTGGTGGCACCCCGGCTTGATCAGCGGCTGTGGGTTCTGGATACGATCGTGACGCTGGCACCGTTGCTCGGGCTGTTCGGCACGATCATTGGGATGTTCCATGCGTTTTCGGTGCTTGCGGCGCCGGGGCACGCGCCTGCCGAGGTGACCGGCGGGGTAGCGGATGCGCTGGTGGCGACCGCGTTCGGGATATTGATTGCGATGCTCGGATTATCCGCGTTCAACATGTTGCAGAATCAGGTGCGGCTGACGCTGCATCAGCTCGAAACCATCAAGACCATGGTGCTCAACCGGACCGACGGGGCGCTGCTGGTGCCGATGGTGCGGGCGGGTGGCGCGATGCGGGCGGCGGCGGAATGA